In the genome of Dermacentor variabilis isolate Ectoservices chromosome 5, ASM5094787v1, whole genome shotgun sequence, one region contains:
- the LOC142583730 gene encoding uncharacterized protein LOC142583730, translating into MGGLCQLYEELIVQRLVPMVAPPPHEKPPEVHLSLNGASKRRTPAAALQHAATGKLLEELYGRLLVYTDGSVLSNGSAAAACTIPSEGRSRQCRLPFRASSTAAELAGLHLAADLLAEDPPTKPVAALSDSRLALQALSDHHRHGVTETLLRAKISALSAVGVAVSFHWLPSHVGIAGNEEADVLAQAAHHPTVPLTRAVAASDFSRQRLKQLLTSSHPDSRVATNRAPKFLPENGLSRRDRSTLLRLRTGSVWTEARLHAKGRIASPACRRCGDAETLEHLLCTCPALTQERAPVTATYRRVRL; encoded by the exons ATGGGGGGCCTCTGTCAGCTCTACGAGGAGCTGATTGTACAGCGACTAGTGCCGATGGTCGCACCTCCGCCACACGAGAAGCCTCCAGAGGTGCACCTATCCCTGAATGGAGCATCAAAGCGCCGGACGCCAGCAGCAGCACTACAACATGCAGCTACTGGCAAACTCCTAGAAGAGCTGTACGGCAGGCTGCTCGTGTACACGGATGGCTCAGTGCTCTCCAATGGCTCCGCAGCGGCGGCATGTACTATCCCATCTGAGGGCAGGAGCAGGCAGTGCCGACTTCCTTTTCGCGCGAGCTCCACAGCAGCTGAGCTGGCGGGACTCCACCTGGCTGCAGACCTCCTGGCCGAGGACCCCCCGACAAAACCAGTAGCGGCGCTAAGTGACTCGCGACTGGCTCTCCAAGCACTCTCCGATCACCATCGACACGGAGTCACTGAGACCCTCCTGAGAGCAAAAATCTCGGCCCTCTCTGCAGTGGGGGTAGCCGtctccttccactggctgccttccCACGTAGGGATCGCTGGAAACGAGGAGGCGGATGTCCTTGCTCAGGCCGCCCACCACCCGACCGTTCCACTCACCAGAGCAGTCGCAGCATCGGACTTCTCCAGGCAGAGACTCAAACAGCTGCTCACATCCAGCCATCCGGATAGCAGGGTAGCTACCAACCGCGCCCCAAAATTCCTCCCTGAGAACGGCCTCTCGCGACGGGACCGTTCCACACTCCTTCGTCTGCGCACGGGCTCCGTGTGGACGGAAGCTAGGCTCCATGCCAAAGGACGCATCGCCTCGCCCgcctgcagaaggtgcggtgacgccgagaccCTCGAGCACCTACTCTGCACCTGTCCTGCATTAACCCAGGAGCGCGCTCCAGTCActgccacctaccgacg AGTGCGGCTGTGA